Proteins from a genomic interval of Lycium ferocissimum isolate CSIRO_LF1 chromosome 2, AGI_CSIRO_Lferr_CH_V1, whole genome shotgun sequence:
- the LOC132043802 gene encoding rho-N domain-containing protein 1, chloroplastic isoform X2, with protein sequence MESMEVRTDLSSLFNLAEIAYGPSVNTNRKDCHCSTLSTIRADGSRQRRSSKDATPGKTSKGGELNIQPTPDSKSSNSLNQEEIISLFKRIQSSISKGDSLSSKKRNTKSSEEKPTIDSVLEILRHSKTQAKGTTSNTKDDKGSTHQRGQKEPTTDSSSTLDPRSTRPPSSFVKRSPLQSPFNSKGKVELKMETLQGNHGEREAIKIEDMKLPQLKELAKSRGLKGYSKLKKSELVELLIRC encoded by the exons CTTGTTCAATTTGGCAGAGATTGCATATGGGCCTTCCGTGAACACAAATCGTAAGGATTGTCATTGTTCAACTCTCTCCACCATAAGAGCTGATGGGAGCAGGCAGCGTAGGTCTTCAAAAGATGCTACACCAGGGAAAACATCCAAAGGAGGTGAGCTCAATATACAGCCAACCCCTGACAgtaaatcatcaaattcattaAACCAGGAAGAGATCATTTCCCTTTTCAAGAGAATACAATCTTCAATTTCAAAAGGTGATTCTTTAAGttccaaaaaaagaaataccAAGTCCTCCGAAGAGAAGCCCACTATTGATTCAGTCTTGGAAATCCTTCGTCATTCAAAGACACAAGCCAAAG GTACAACGTCAAATACAAAGGATGATAAGGGGTCGACTCATCAAAGAGGTCAAAAGGAACCAACGACAGATTCTTCATCAACATTAGATCCAAGGTCAACACGCCCACCCTCAAGCTTTGTGAAAAGATCTCCTTTACAATCACCATTTAACTCCAAAGGAAAGGTTGAGCTCAAGATGGAGACATTACAAGGTAATCACGGTGAAAGGGAAGCAATCAAAATTGAGGATATGAAACTTCCTCAGCTTAAAGAACTAGCAAAATCTAGAGGACTTAAAGGTTATTCAAAACTAAAGAAAAGTGAACTTGTAGAATTGCTCATCAGATGTTGA
- the LOC132043802 gene encoding rho-N domain-containing protein 1, chloroplastic isoform X3, protein MDRYQPLFNLAEIAYGPSVNTNRKDCHCSTLSTIRADGSRQRRSSKDATPGKTSKGGELNIQPTPDSKSSNSLNQEEIISLFKRIQSSISKGDSLSSKKRNTKSSEEKPTIDSVLEILRHSKTQAKGTTSNTKDDKGSTHQRGQKEPTTDSSSTLDPRSTRPPSSFVKRSPLQSPFNSKGKVELKMETLQGNHGEREAIKIEDMKLPQLKELAKSRGLKGYSKLKKSELVELLIRC, encoded by the exons CTTGTTCAATTTGGCAGAGATTGCATATGGGCCTTCCGTGAACACAAATCGTAAGGATTGTCATTGTTCAACTCTCTCCACCATAAGAGCTGATGGGAGCAGGCAGCGTAGGTCTTCAAAAGATGCTACACCAGGGAAAACATCCAAAGGAGGTGAGCTCAATATACAGCCAACCCCTGACAgtaaatcatcaaattcattaAACCAGGAAGAGATCATTTCCCTTTTCAAGAGAATACAATCTTCAATTTCAAAAGGTGATTCTTTAAGttccaaaaaaagaaataccAAGTCCTCCGAAGAGAAGCCCACTATTGATTCAGTCTTGGAAATCCTTCGTCATTCAAAGACACAAGCCAAAG GTACAACGTCAAATACAAAGGATGATAAGGGGTCGACTCATCAAAGAGGTCAAAAGGAACCAACGACAGATTCTTCATCAACATTAGATCCAAGGTCAACACGCCCACCCTCAAGCTTTGTGAAAAGATCTCCTTTACAATCACCATTTAACTCCAAAGGAAAGGTTGAGCTCAAGATGGAGACATTACAAGGTAATCACGGTGAAAGGGAAGCAATCAAAATTGAGGATATGAAACTTCCTCAGCTTAAAGAACTAGCAAAATCTAGAGGACTTAAAGGTTATTCAAAACTAAAGAAAAGTGAACTTGTAGAATTGCTCATCAGATGTTGA
- the LOC132047715 gene encoding small ribosomal subunit protein uS4y-like, producing MTFKKPRRPYEKERFDAELKLVGEYGLRCKRELWRVQYALSRIRNAARMLLTLDEKDPRRIFEGEALLRRMNRYGLLDESQNKLDYVLALNAENFLERRLQTLVFKTGMAKSIHHARQEEENTPDERLY from the coding sequence ATGACCTTTAAAAAGCCTCGACGCCCATATGAGAAGGAGCGATTTGATGCAGAGTTAAAACTTGTCGGAGAATATGGATTGAGGTGCAAGAGGGAGCTTTGGAGAGTTCAGTATGCTTTGAGCCGTATCAGAAATGCTGCAAGAATGCTTCTGACCTTGGATGAGAAAGACCCACGTCGTATTTTCGAAGGTGAAGCACTCTTGAGGAGGATGAACAGATATGGGTTATTGGATGAGAGCCAAAACAAGCTCGATTATGTCTTAGCCCTTAATGCGGAGAACTTTCTTGAGCGTCGTCTCCAAACCCTTGTCTTCAAGACTGGCATGGCTAAGTCAATCCACCATGCTAGACAGGAAGAAGAAAATACTCCCGATGAAAGATTATATTAG
- the LOC132043831 gene encoding uncharacterized protein LOC132043831, which yields MDKETDTRNQRALETVITIRLDQNLENEDSGIGGNEVIVKDLKQENFSSVIDVKYDVEEGKLEKNLDGDFEKVCRICHLDTFESGKKWVDLIEIGCGCKGELGFVHSHCAETWFKLKGNRLCEICQEIAKNVTGISDNRFIEEWNEARFIASATGSADRDRARWRGQPFCNLLIACLIIVFLLPWFLRVSLF from the exons ATGGATAAGGAGACCGATACTCGGAATCAGAGAGCTCTGGAGACAGTAATCACTATCAGATTGGatcaaaatcttgaaaatgAGGATTCAGGGATTGGTGGGAATGAGGTGATAGTGAAGgatttgaagcaagagaatttTTCAAGTGTGATTGATGTGAAGTATGATGTTGAGGAAGGAAAATTGGAGAAGAATTTGGATGGTGATTTTGAGAAGGTGTGTAGGATATGTCATTTGGATACATttgaaagtggaaaaaaatgGGTGGATTTGATCGAGATTGGTTGTGGATGTAAAGGAGAGCTTGGATTTGTTCATTCTCATTGTGCAGAAACTTGGTTTAAGCTTAAAGGAAATAG ATTGTGTGAAATTTGTCAGGAGATTGCAAAAAATGTCACTGGTATCAGCGACAATAGATTTATTGAAGAGTGGAATGAAGCGAGATTTATTGCAAGTGCTACTGGTTCAGCAGACCGAGATAGAGCTCGCTGGCGTGGACAACCATTTTGTAACTTGTTGATAGCATGCCTGATAATAGTTTTTTTGCTACCGTGGTTTCTCCGTGTAAGTTTGTTTTGA